The Pueribacillus theae DNA window GTTGTCGCTTCAAACTCAGCGGCACAAGTATCAACCATCTTGTAAACCGGTACGAATCGGTTTGCCTTTCGGAACGCACGAACGTCTGCTTCTGTTGAATATTTCAGCGTTTCCGCCGCCTCGCTCCTAATTTCTGCTATCGCGCGGTCGGTGAATCCGAGGCGCTTCGCCTCAAACAGCGTCTCCGATGTAAGATCGGCTGCGGCGATGTCCTCTTCGAAGCGGATCAAGCCGTCAAGCTTCTGTAAAAACCACCAATCAATCTTTGTAAGTTCATATAATTGTTCGACTGTCATGCCGCGTCGCAGCGCTTCAGCGATAAGGAATAAGCGCTCGTCGTCTGGTTTCTGCAAACGCTGAATGAATGTGTCGTCATCCAATTTGTCCGTCTCTTTCAACCTCAACCGATGAGCGCCGATTTCAAGGGATCGGATGGCTTTTTGTAACGATTCTTCAAATGTGCGTCCGATCGCCATCACTTCACCAGTTGCTTTCATTTGTGTGCCGAGCTCCTTGTGGGCGCCGATAAATTTATCAAAGGGCCAACGAGGGATTTTGGAAACGATATAATCCAGTGTAGGCTCAAAACAAGCGTAGGTTTGTCCTGTAATGGGATTGACGATTTCATCTAGTGTATAGCCGACGGCGATTTTAGCGGCCATTTTTGCAATCGGATATCCTGTCGCTTTGGAAGCCAGCGCCGAAGATCGACTGACACGTGGATTGACTTCAATAACATAATACTGAAAGCTATGAGGATCGAGGGCAAATTGCACGTTGCAACCACCTTCGATATTCAATGCTCGTATAATGTTAATCGCAGCCGAACGCAGCATTTGGTTTTCGCGGTCCGATAATGTTTGGGTCGGAGCAACGACGATGCTGTCACCGGTATGAACGCCTACCGGATCGAAGTTTTCCATATTGCAAACGACGATGCAGTTGTCATTCGAGTCGCGCATGACTTCATATTCGATTTCTTTCATCCCTGCAATGCTCTTCTCAATCAGGCACTGGCCGATTGGACTGTACCGGATTCCTGCAGACACTGTTTCGATAAGCTCTTCTTTTGTGCTGCAAATGCCGCCGCCTGTTCCTCCTAACGTGTATGCGGGACGAACAATAATCGGGTAACCGATCTCGTCCGCAAAGCTTATTGCTTGCGGCATAGAAGTAACAACCATGCTTTCTGGCACCGGTTGCTTGAGCTTTCTCATTAGATCTCTAAATAAGTCACGGTCTTCTGCATTTTCAATTGCGTCAAGCTGTGTGCCAAGAAGCTTCACATTTTCTTTATCCAATACGCCCGCGCGGGCGAGCTCGATAGCCATATTCAAACCCGTTTGTCCGCCGAGAGTCGGCAGTAACCCGTCAGGACATTCCTTCCTGATAATCTGTGAAACAAAATCGAGAGTAATTGGTTCAATATATATTTTGTCCGCCATGTTCGCATCGGTCATAATCGTCGCCGGGTTGCTGTTGATAAGAACGACTTCCATTCCTTCCTCTTTCAACGCTTGGCAAGCCTGTGTTCCCGCGTAATCAAACTCTGCCGCCTGGCCAATCACGATCGGGCCAGAGCCGATCACTAATATTTTTTTTAATTGGTTATTTTTCGGCATAATGAGCCTCCCCTTTCGTTCCAGACATTTGTTGAATAGATTTCCGTTCGGCAAGCATTTGAACTTGACGAACAGGCTGGGAACGATTCCGTTTAAACGAATCGATCGATTCTAGAAAATCATCAAACAAATGATTCGAATCAAAAGGGCCCGGGGAAGCTTCCGGATGATATTGTACAGAAAAGGCCATATATTTTGTATGCTTTAAACCCTCGATTGTCCGATCGTTGATGTTAACGTGCGTAATTTCCAGCCCCGTCCCCGCAATAGATTCCTCTTTTACAGTGTAGCCATGATTTTGGGAGGTCATATAGCATTTTCCCGTTCGAAGATCTTTAACTGGATGATTTCCGCCGCGATGGCCAAATTTCAGTTTCTCCGTATCCGCTCCGCATGCCAAAGCAAACAACTGATGCCCAAGGCAAATACCGAAAATTGGAACCTCACCAAGCAATTCTTGTATCATTTGAACCGCATATGATACGTTTTTTGGATTTCCAGGTCCGTTGGAGAGCAGGATGCCGTCCGGGATGAGACGGCGAATTTGCTCGGCAGTCGTATCATGCGGCACAACTACGACGTCGCAACCGCGGTCGGAAAGCTCCTTCATAATTCCGCTCTTGGTTCCAAAATCGACAAGGACGATTCTTTCCTTATTGCCTGGAACACTGTATACGCTGCGAGTAGAAACGCGGGCGACTTGATCTTTCAAAAGCGCCGTTCCGTTAACTATTTCCATTAGTTCTTCAACC harbors:
- the carA gene encoding glutamine-hydrolyzing carbamoyl-phosphate synthase small subunit, whose protein sequence is MQARLLLEDGSLFVGKAFGAEGDTVGEVVFNTGMTGYQELLTDPSYCGQIITMTYPLVGNYGITRDDFEAVRPFANGFVVRKYEEVPSNWRAQCTLDYFLKEYGIVGISEIDTRMLTRLIRQSGAMKGILSISKRSVEELMEIVNGTALLKDQVARVSTRSVYSVPGNKERIVLVDFGTKSGIMKELSDRGCDVVVVPHDTTAEQIRRLIPDGILLSNGPGNPKNVSYAVQMIQELLGEVPIFGICLGHQLFALACGADTEKLKFGHRGGNHPVKDLRTGKCYMTSQNHGYTVKEESIAGTGLEITHVNINDRTIEGLKHTKYMAFSVQYHPEASPGPFDSNHLFDDFLESIDSFKRNRSQPVRQVQMLAERKSIQQMSGTKGEAHYAEK
- the carB gene encoding carbamoyl-phosphate synthase large subunit; the encoded protein is MPKNNQLKKILVIGSGPIVIGQAAEFDYAGTQACQALKEEGMEVVLINSNPATIMTDANMADKIYIEPITLDFVSQIIRKECPDGLLPTLGGQTGLNMAIELARAGVLDKENVKLLGTQLDAIENAEDRDLFRDLMRKLKQPVPESMVVTSMPQAISFADEIGYPIIVRPAYTLGGTGGGICSTKEELIETVSAGIRYSPIGQCLIEKSIAGMKEIEYEVMRDSNDNCIVVCNMENFDPVGVHTGDSIVVAPTQTLSDRENQMLRSAAINIIRALNIEGGCNVQFALDPHSFQYYVIEVNPRVSRSSALASKATGYPIAKMAAKIAVGYTLDEIVNPITGQTYACFEPTLDYIVSKIPRWPFDKFIGAHKELGTQMKATGEVMAIGRTFEESLQKAIRSLEIGAHRLRLKETDKLDDDTFIQRLQKPDDERLFLIAEALRRGMTVEQLYELTKIDWWFLQKLDGLIRFEEDIAAADLTSETLFEAKRLGFTDRAIAEIRSEAAETLKYSTEADVRAFRKANRFVPVYKMVDTCAAEFEATTPYYYSTYETEDEVQDTSKPKVIVLGSGPIRIGQGIEFDYSTVHAVWAIQDAGYEAVIINNNPETVSTDFNTSDRLYFEPLFFEDVMNVIEREQPVGVIVQFGGQTAINLAAPLQKAGVRILGSDLKSIDTAEDRKKFEALLRNLNIAQPEGATVTSVNEAVSTAARLGYPVLVRPSYVLGGRAMEIVESDGELLSYMEQAVKINPQHPVLIDRYMLGKEVEVDAICDNDTVLIPGIMEHVERAGVHSGDSIAVYPPQTLSERIKQQIIDITVKIAKGLRVVGLVNIQFVIHQDQVFVIEVNPRSSRTVPFLSKVTNIPMANVATRVIMGQTLADMGYQSGLWPEDKCVSVKVPVFSFAKLRRVDTTLGPEMKSTGEVMGRDVNFAKALYKGLIGAGMKFPTAGSIIATIADKDKSEAVEILSGFSRLGYKLIATGGTAKALEEAGLNVTKVNKLSEGSPNILDLIRNGEVQFVVNTLTKGKTPQRDGFRIRRESVENGVVCLTSLDTVRALQLMLEEINFSLHAMPGW